Proteins found in one Miscanthus floridulus cultivar M001 chromosome 4, ASM1932011v1, whole genome shotgun sequence genomic segment:
- the LOC136548884 gene encoding uncharacterized protein, with protein sequence MSSRLLVQERATLICIQETKLSVVCNSLAIEILGQAFDYDYLPALNVSGGILLGWDREVWTVIDVTKGRFTLSAKIAEKGSSHNPWWITIVYGLQLDHEKVEFLEELLRFRDACPGPWFLCGDFNMIYGA encoded by the coding sequence ATGTCGTCCAGGCTCTTGGTCCAGGAGCGGGCCACTCTCATCTGTATTCAGGAGACCAAACTCTCCGTAGTGTGTAACTCCTTAGCCATTGAAATCCTAGGACAAGCTTTTGATTACGACTACCTCCCTGCGTTGAATGTGTCTGGGGGCATCCTCTTGGGTTGGGATAGAGAAGTATGGACAGTGATCGATGTTACCAAGGGGCGCTTCACTCTATCGGCCAAGATTGCCGAGAAAGGCTCATCGCACAATCCGTGGTGGATCACCATTGTGTATGGCCTGCAGCTTGACCACGAGAAGGTTGAGTTCCTAGAGGAACTGCTGCGGTTCAGAGATGCTTGCCCGGGGCCTTGGTTTCTTTGCGGCGACTTCAACATGATCTACGGGGCGTAA